A genome region from Bacteroidota bacterium includes the following:
- a CDS encoding acyl transferase, with protein MPLSDSIFSIKTTAEFESSVLETFHFQAKENPVYRQYLENLHKQVSGIKKMEDIPFLPIEFFKTQTVVSGELKPEIIFTSSGTTGMATSQHYVSELSIYEESFLKGFEIFYGPVNQFCILALLPSYLERQGSSLIYMMDSLIKKSNHPDSGFYLNNLDELVDKLEKLEQEGQKTLLMGVSFALLDLAEKYKLELHQTIVMETGGMKGRRKEITREELHSVLKEKLGVSGIHSEYGMTELLSQAYSKGEGRYYCPPWMKVIIRDPYDPFACLQRGRSGGINIIDLANRYSCAFIETKDLGKINPDGSFEVLGRMDNSDLRGCNLLVI; from the coding sequence ATGCCTTTGAGTGATTCCATTTTTTCCATAAAAACAACAGCCGAATTTGAAAGTTCTGTCCTTGAAACATTTCATTTTCAGGCAAAAGAGAATCCTGTCTATAGACAATACCTGGAGAACCTGCATAAACAGGTTTCCGGAATAAAAAAGATGGAGGATATTCCTTTTCTGCCCATAGAATTTTTTAAAACTCAAACTGTTGTCAGTGGGGAACTGAAACCTGAAATTATTTTTACCAGCAGCGGAACTACGGGCATGGCCACAAGCCAACATTACGTTTCGGAGCTTTCCATTTATGAGGAAAGCTTTCTCAAAGGTTTTGAAATTTTTTACGGACCGGTAAATCAATTTTGCATTTTGGCTTTGCTCCCATCCTATCTCGAACGCCAGGGATCATCGCTTATTTATATGATGGACAGCTTAATTAAAAAAAGCAATCATCCGGATAGTGGTTTCTACCTGAATAATCTGGATGAATTGGTCGATAAGCTTGAAAAACTTGAACAAGAAGGACAAAAAACATTATTGATGGGCGTTTCCTTTGCACTTCTTGACCTGGCCGAAAAATACAAATTAGAACTTCATCAGACGATTGTTATGGAAACCGGTGGTATGAAAGGAAGGCGAAAAGAAATCACCCGTGAAGAATTACATTCTGTTTTAAAGGAAAAACTGGGCGTTTCAGGAATACATTCAGAATATGGAATGACCGAACTTTTGTCGCAGGCCTACTCAAAAGGAGAAGGCAGATATTATTGCCCGCCCTGGATGAAGGTTATCATACGCGACCCTTATGATCCTTTTGCCTGCCTTCAGAGGGGAAGATCAGGAGGCATCAATATCATTGACCTGGCTAACCGTTATTCCTGTGCCTTCATTGAAACCAAAGACCTTGGGAAAATAAATCCCGATGGCAGCTTTGAGGTACTTGGCAGAATGGACAATAGCGATCTGAGAGGCTGTAATCTACTGGTCATATAA